AGTACCTGGTCCGTACCGAGCGCTGGCACAGCTGCGAGCACTGCCTTGTGGCGGGCATCTACGGTGACGAGCGGACGGCCGCGTCCCATTCCCACTGACGTTCTTCAATCGATCCGCCCCCGACGAGCGAGCCAACCTTTTTGGCAGACGCAAGCCTACCCCGGCCCGAAGCCCGCATGGATGTCGTTCTTGCCGCCGCCTGCCGCACGCCCGTGGGCAAGTTCAACGGTTCGCTGCGCGACGTGGGGGCCGTCGAGCTGGGCGCGATCGCCGTCCGTGAGGCGGTCGCCCGCGCAGGGCTTTCTCCGGCCGACGTCGACGAGGTCGTCATGGGCAACGTCCTCCAAGCCGGCCTGGGACAGAATCCCGCGCGACAGGCCGCCTTGAAGGCCGGGCTTCCGGAAACGGTGTCCGCCTACACGGTCAACAAGGTGTGCGGATCGAGCCTCAAGGCCGTCATGCTCGCGGCCGCCTCCGTTCGCGCGGGGGACGCCTCGATCGTCGTGGCCGGCGGCATGGAGAGCATGACGAACGCGCCCTACCTCCTGCGCCACGCGCGCGGAGGCTACCGCCTGGGCGACGGGATTCTCGTCGACGGCATGATCTACGACGGGCTCCTTGACGCTTACAACGGCTTCCACATGGGCCGCACCGGCGAGATCGTCGCGCAGCGCTTCCAGATCTCCCGCGAGGAGGCCGACCGGTTCGCGCTCGAAAGCCACCGGCGAGCGCAGGCGGCAAGCGAAGGGGGCGATTTCAAGGAGGAGGTCGTGCCCGTTCCCTTGCCCGGCGGCGGCACGCTCACGCGCGACGAGGGCATCCGCTCCGACACCACGCTCGAGAGGCTCGCACGGCTCAAGCCGGTGTTCAAGGAGGATGGCATCGTGACGGCGGGCAACGCAAGCCAGATCAGCGACGGCGGCGCGGCCGTCGTCGTGGCCTCGCGCGAGGCGGCCGAGGACCGGGGGCTTCCCGTCCTGGCCCGCGTCCGCGGCTCCAACACCGCCGGCGTGCGCCCGGACCTCGTGATGGAGGCGCCCATCTACGGCGCGCGCTCCCTCCTCGACCGTCTCGACCTTGGGATCGACGACATCGACCAATTCGAGCACAACGAGGCGTTTGCCACTGCGAGCTGCGCTGTGCGGCAGGAGCTCCGCGTCCCCCCGGATCGTTTCAACCCGTATGGCGGCGCCGTCGCGCTTGGCCACCCGCTTGGCGCCTCGGGCGCCCGCATCCTCACCACGCTCGTCCATGCGCTCCACCGCAAGAACAAGCGGCGCGGACTCGTCACGCTCTGCCTGGGCGGCGGAAACGCCGTGAGCATGGTGGTCGAGCGCTAGCCTCTATTGCACGAGCAGCCGCTTGACGCGCCAGACCGCGATCGGGTAGAACGCGACCAGGAGCGCGGCAAGGTAGCCGACGTGCACCAGATGCTCCAAGCCAAGCGTTCCGAAGAACGCCGCGCGGTTGAACTCGACGACGTGGTGCAGCGGAAGGGCCTTTGCCGCCGCCTGCACGAAGGGCGGAAGCGCGTCGAGCGGGAAGAAGATGCCGCTGAAGAGGAACTGCGGCGTGATGAAGAGCGTGAAGTAGAACGTCAATTGGTCCATGCCGCGCACGCTGGCCGTGTAGCTCATGCCGATGGCGCCAAAGGCGAGCCCCGAGAGCGTCGCCAGCGGAACCACCGCAAGCGCAAGCGGGCTTCCCACGAGGCCAAGCGCCGCGAACACGGCCGTCATGACGATGCCGTAGATGCTCGCGCGCGTGGCCGCCCACAGGATCTCGCCGGCCACGACGTCCTCCAGCTGCGCGGGCGTGGCCACGAGCGCGTCGTAGATGCGCTCCGCGTGCATGCGCATGTAGGTGTTCCACGCGACCTCGAAGGTGGCGGCCATCATGACGGCGGAGGCGACGAGGCCCGGCGCGAGGAATTCCGAGTATCGCACGCCGGCGAGCTGCGGTGGCAGGACGACGTAGGCGCCAAGCCCAAAGCCCATGGCGGCGAGGTACACGATGGGGTCGGCCATGTTGGAGAGGATCGTGCTCTTCCAGAGCTTCCGGTACACGTCCACCTCGCGTCGCCAGGTCGCAACGGCCAGGCGCGGCGAGAACGACCAGGGGTGCGCGGTCATTCGGAGAGCCTCCGCCCGGCGAGCTTCAGGAACACGTCCTCGAGGCTCGCGCGCCGGAAGCGGCCCTCGTCGATCGGGATGCCCGCCGCGCGCACGCGCTCGATGGCGGCCTCGCCATCCTCGACGTGGAGGTACAGCCGCGAGCCGAGGACCTCGTGCCCGCGCAGCCGGCCGTCGAGCGTCGCCAGCACGTCCCCGTGGCGCGAAGGCGGCGTCTCGAGCTCCACGACCTCGCGGCCGATCTCGCGCGC
The sequence above is drawn from the Candidatus Thermoplasmatota archaeon genome and encodes:
- a CDS encoding thiolase family protein, with the translated sequence MDVVLAAACRTPVGKFNGSLRDVGAVELGAIAVREAVARAGLSPADVDEVVMGNVLQAGLGQNPARQAALKAGLPETVSAYTVNKVCGSSLKAVMLAAASVRAGDASIVVAGGMESMTNAPYLLRHARGGYRLGDGILVDGMIYDGLLDAYNGFHMGRTGEIVAQRFQISREEADRFALESHRRAQAASEGGDFKEEVVPVPLPGGGTLTRDEGIRSDTTLERLARLKPVFKEDGIVTAGNASQISDGGAAVVVASREAAEDRGLPVLARVRGSNTAGVRPDLVMEAPIYGARSLLDRLDLGIDDIDQFEHNEAFATASCAVRQELRVPPDRFNPYGGAVALGHPLGASGARILTTLVHALHRKNKRRGLVTLCLGGGNAVSMVVER
- a CDS encoding ABC transporter permease; translated protein: MTAHPWSFSPRLAVATWRREVDVYRKLWKSTILSNMADPIVYLAAMGFGLGAYVVLPPQLAGVRYSEFLAPGLVASAVMMAATFEVAWNTYMRMHAERIYDALVATPAQLEDVVAGEILWAATRASIYGIVMTAVFAALGLVGSPLALAVVPLATLSGLAFGAIGMSYTASVRGMDQLTFYFTLFITPQFLFSGIFFPLDALPPFVQAAAKALPLHHVVEFNRAAFFGTLGLEHLVHVGYLAALLVAFYPIAVWRVKRLLVQ